The segment TGGTTGATCATACTTCCCGCCACGCCCGGATCATCGCGTAAGGAATGGGCATGGCGGACGGAAAACGATGTGCGACGGGGCAGCGTAAGGCCTCGACGCGCAACACTCTGATTGAAATGGAGTTTCACCAGTAAGTCGTGTAAATGGAGGTTGAAATGGCTATTGAACGTACTTTTTCCATCATCAAACCCAATGCGGTTGCCAAGAACGTCATCGGCAGCATCTTCAAAATCATCGAAGAAAGCGGCCTGAAGATTGTAGCAACCAAGAAGATCCAGATGACCAAAGCCCAGGCAGAAGGTTTTTACGCTGTTCACAGCGAACGCCCCTTCTTCGGCACCTTGTGTGATTTCATGTGCTCCGGCCCCTGCGTGGTCAGCGTGCTTGAAGGCGAAAACGCCATCGCCAAGTACCGCGAGATCATGGGCGCCACCAACCCGGCCGACGCCGCCGAGGGCACCATCCGCAAGCTGTACGCCGACGACATCGAGGCCAATGCAGTCCACGGTTCCGACGCCCCTGAGACCGCCGCCGTGGAGATCAGCTACTTCTTCAACGCCCTGGAATTGGTCGGCTAATCCCAACCATCCTGTTAATGGGGACAAGAACATGACCACTGTAGGTTTCATCGGCACCGGCAACATGGGAGCGGCCATCATCAAAGGCCTGTCCACCCGTGACGACTTGAAGCTGCTCGGCTTCGACCTGAATCAGGACAGCCTTGCAGCTCTGGCTGAATATGGCCTGGAGGCCACCACTTCCACCCTGGAATTGGCTCGCCGCTCGGATTTCATCCTGCTGGCGATCAAGCCACACCAGGTTGCTGCTGTCCTCTCCGAAATCGAAGAGGAACTGGGCAAGGACAAATGCGTGCTCTCCATCGCAGCGGGATTGACGACTGACAGCCTGCGCGAATGCTGCGGCGACCAGTGTGCCATCGTGCGCATCATGCCCAACACTCCGGCCATGGTCGGGGCGGGTGTGTTCGCCATCTGCCTGGAAGACCAACGACTGGACGCCGAACGTGCAGCCTTGGTCAAGGAGATGTTCTCCGGCCTGGGACAGGTCCACATCCTGCCCGAAAAGCAGTTCGATGCCTTTACCGGCCTTGTGGGTTCCGGTCCGGCCTACGTGTTCTACTTCATGGAAGCCATGATCGAAGCTGGTGTGACCATGGGCCTGACCCGCGTTCAGGCCACGCAGATGACCGAGGGTTTATTCGCTGGCTCCGCCAAGCTGGCCGAAGAAAGCGAACACCACATCTCGGTACTGCGCGAAATGGTTTGTTCCCCCGGGGGCACCACCATTGCGGCGCTCAATGTCTTTGATGAATACGCTGTGCGCAGCGCAATCCTGCAAGGCACTCTGCGTTCCGCAGAGCGCTCCAAGGAGCTTGGCGGCAACTAAACGTCCCCGAAAAAGCAAGCATCTAACAAGCCCCGGCCTGCGTCAGCAAGCCGGGGCTTTGAGTTTATATAATTGCCAAAACTTGAAAATAAACGGCTACATCAAAGCATGAGGCGTTTTGTTCAGAGTCGTGCGAGCGCAAGGCGCAAGGTATTCGCCGGACCGAGGGATATTCAGCATATCCGAGGATCGGCGAATACCGCAGGAACAAAGCGATCGTGCAACTATGGACGAAACGACAACTGATTATTCATCCTTCTTGGACGTCACGCGCGTAACCTCGATGACATTCTTGATGTCGGAGAGTCGTTTTACGGCCTGATAGAGGTGGTCGGAATCGCGGACATCCACCTTCATGATGATCTCCGAATTTCCATCCACATTGGACTGGAAAGAACCGGAATCGATATTGACCTCCAGCTTGTCCAGCGCCCCGGCGATGAGCATCAGCATGCCCTGCACATTCTTGCAGACCACTCGGATCTTGGCCGTATAAGTTCGGTCTTCCTGCTCGCCTTCCCAGGCAACGTTCAACAGACGCTCGGGCTCCATTGTCCCAACATTGGGACAATCCGTGGTGTGTACGGTGACCCCCCGACCCCGGCTGATATAACCAATAATGGCGTCACCGGGCACAGGGTTGCAGCACTGAGCAAAGCGCACCAGAACGTCGTCCACGCCCTTGATGCTGACCTTTTCCGTGGGCCGGGCTTCCTTTTCCTTCTCAGTTGATTTCTTGTGCCGACCACGAACCTCGGCGCGTTCGCTCTCCTCCAGCTTGGGCACCAGACGGTTCAGCACCTGGCGTGGAGTCAGCCGGGCGTAACCGATGGAAGCCAACAACTCATCGGTATCCTTGAAGGAGAAATGCCTGGAGATTTCATCGAAGTCGCCAGCCTTCAGGCCCTTGGCCACATTGATGCTCATGCGGCGACCTTCTTTCTCCAACATCTCCCGGCCCAGAACCATGGCTCTGGATCGTTCCTCGGTACGAATAAAATGATTGATGCGCGTGCGAGCCTTGGCGGTTTTGACGAACTTGAGCCAATCCCGGCTCGGGCTGCGCTTCTTGTCCGTAATGATCTCGATCATGTCGCCGTTCTTGAGCTTGCGCGACAGAGGCACCAATCGGCCGTTAACCCGCGCTCCGGCGCAGCGATCGCCAACCTCGGAGTGAATGAGATAGGCAAAGTCCACGGCAGTGGCCCCTTCGGGCAATTCACGCACATCACCGTTAGGCGTAAAGACGTAGACCTCATCCTTGAACAGGTCGAAGCGTAGAGATTTCATGAACTCGCCAGGGTCGGATTCCTCCTTCTGCCAGTCCATCATCTCCCGCAACCACGAGAACCGCTCCAGATCGCGCGACACGGTCTTGGAGCCCTTTTCCTTGTAGCTCCAGTGCGCAGCCACACCAAATTCGGCCAGCTTGTGCATCTCTTCGGTACGAATCTGGATCTCGATGCGTTCGCCATCCGGCCCCACCACCGTAGTGTGCAGAGACTGGTACATATTGGCCTTGGGCATCGAGATATAATCCTTGAAGCGGCCAGGCACGGGTTTGTAGTCTGCGTGCATCAACCCCAGCACGGAATAGCAGTCCTTGATGGACTCCACCACGATGCGGAAGGCGATCAGATCATGCACCTGATCCAGGGTCAGCCCCTGCTGTTCCATCTTGCGCCAAGTGGAGTAGACATGCTTCACCCGGCCCGAGACCTGAGCCGTGATCTTGTGCTTCTTGAGCTTCTTCTGGACCAGATCCTTGACCTTATCGATATACTCCTTGCCCTGCTCGGCATAATCCTTCAGCCCGTCGCCAATCTGATTGTAAACGTCGGGCCGCAAATACTTGAGAGAGATGTCTTCCAGCTCAATCTTGAGCAGGTGCAACCCCAGCCGGTTGGCAAGGGGCGCATAAATATCCATGGTTTCCTGGGCAATGAGTTTCTGCTTGTGAGACTTCTGGAAGTCCAGAGTGCGCATGTTGTGCATGCGGTCGCAGAGCTTCACGAGCAGGACGCGAATGTCCTCACTCATGGCCATGATCATCTTGCGCAGGTTTTCTGCCTGTCGAGCCTCCTTGGAGTCGAAGGACATCTGCATCTGGCTGATCTTGGTCACGCCATCCACGATGTCGGCAACGTCTTCACCGAACTGGGAGTCGATTTCCTCCACCTCGGCTTTGGTGTCCTCCACCGTATCGTGCAGTAGGCCTGCGGCGATGGTAGCCGCGTCCAGACGCATCTCGGCCAGCTTGTTGGCCACTTCCAAGGGGTGGGAGAGATAGGGTTCACCAGACAGACGCATCTGCCCCGCATGGGCAGCAGCAGAAAACACGTAGGCCTTCTGGATCAAGGCCCGATCCTCTGCGGGAAGATACGAGACCTTATCGAGTATTTCGTGAATACGAATCATGTTTATCAGGCCCCTACTGCTGCATTGCCGTGTTTTTCTGGAGGGCCTTGGGAATCCACCACTCCTCGAAATTATACGAAATGCCTGCCGGAGCTGGTTCGATGCCCTGGATACGGGCCGAGACCACGTTCAGAGACTTAGGCGAATACAGAAAACAGTAAGGCTGGTCCTGATGCAGAATTTCCTGGGCACGGTCATACAGCTTCTTGCGCTCTGCGCGATCAACCAGATGCCTGCCCTTCTCCAGCAACACGTCCAGCTCAGGATTCTTGTAGCCGATGAAATTCAAACCACCAGGCACCGCCTTGGAGGAGTGCCAGACATTATACAAATCAGGATCAATAATGGTGGTCCACCCCATGACAAGGGCATCGAAGTTGCCGGTATCGATGAACTCCTTCAGGAAGGCAGCCCACTCCACGGTACGGATCTTCACAGAGATACCCACATCCTTCAGATTGGACTGGACAATGGTCGCGATCTTGATGCGCTGTTCATTGCCCTGATTGGTCAGGATGGTGAAGGCAAAGGGGGAGCCATCCTTGTCCAGCACGCCGTCGCCATCGCTATCCGTCCATCCAGCCTCTGCAAGCATGGCCTTGGCCACGGCAACATCATAGGGATAAGGTTCAATCTTGTCGTTGACCCAATAGGTTCCAGGTTTGTAAGGGCCGGAGGTCACGCTCCCCTGCCCCAGCAGGACACCCTTGATAACATCCTCCCGGTTGACGGCATGAGCCAAAGCTCGACGAACCCGTGCATCCTGAAAGAGCGGCCGGTTCAGATTCCAGCCAAGATACGTGTAGGCAAACGCCTGATACGTGTACTTTCTAAAATCCTGTTCCCACTGAGGCCCCTTGGTCTGGAACAGGTACTGTTGCGGCGTCACCCCCATGATGTCCAGGTTGCGGGCCTTGAGCTCCAGAAACATGGTGGCCTGATCAGGAATGATGCGATAGACGACCTCGTCGAAATACGGACGCCCCTTGAAATAGTTCGGGTTGGCCTGCAATATCAGATGACTGCCGCCTTTCCATTCCTTGAGCATATATGGGCCATTGCCCACGGGCTGCCGACTGTATTTTGTCTCCAGAAGATTCTCGTTCTCCAGAATATGCTTGGGCAGGATTTCACCACCCCAGGTCGACAGGGCACGGGCATAAGGCTGCTCGTAGACAACCTCGAAGGTGTATCGACCTGTGACCTTGAACTCCTTGATCAATTTGTAGGATTCCGCATAAGCTGTGGGAGTCTTGGGATCCACCATCATCTTGTAGGTGTATTCCACATCCTCGGCAGTGGTTTCCACTCCGTCGGTCCACATGATTCCCGGATGCAGCTCGAAGGTCAGCCGACGCCCGCCATCCAGAACTTCAAATTTCTTTGCTGCCCACGGGACAAGCTCAAGATTTTTATTGTATTTAAGTAAAGAAACATACAACAACCCAGTGATCTCGCTGGAAGCCGAATCAGAGGCCAACCGAGGAATCAAATTCGAAGGTTCACCAATGCTTCCGGTGACATAGTTACCACCATAGTCAGGCGTCGAGGGAACTGATGAAGCAGGTGCTGATGATGTGGCGTCACCGCCGGAGCCAGCCTTGCCAGCATCAGTATCAGAGCCACAACCAGTCAGAGAAGCAACGAGAAAGAGAAGAGTCAGCCAGAGACATATTAATCGGCGCATGCATCATCCATTTTACAAAAGTATAATTTGCGTGATATAGGCCTTCGCCCTAGGAGTTCCCGGGCATTGCCGGGACTTACGATTATGAACCAGAGTTGGGAAAAAGCCAAGGGCCTTGCCAAGTCACATTTTTCTGCTACCATCAATAGATGGTCGAAAGTACGAGATTCCCTGACGGCTCTAACTCGTTGGCTGGATAGACAATCATTGCAAGTGAGGCACACCGCATCATGGACAGCCCGGACGAGAAGGTCGTAGAAAGCCTTCTCCAGGAATTTATCAACTTCACCGTCCCCGACTACATCGTGGAAGGGGCGAGAAATATCCTCTCTTCTGGCGGGGTTCAGAAGCTTTCGCTCAATAAGCGCGAAGGCTATTGGGACGTTGAAGGACAAATCCAAGGGGACGACTTCCAGTCGTACAGCCCCGAGCTGGGCCTGAACCTCGGTGAAGGCACCATCAATTTCTATTGCAATTGCCCGGACTCGTTCTCCGGCGTCTGCCGCCACGTGGCAGCCACTGCGCTGAAGCTGCACCAGACCTTCGAGGTCAAGGAAGACGGAACTCCCGGCCCCATCCGCTCCGACTGGCGACAGACCTTCCGCTCCTATTTCGCCACCGAGCCCGAACCCGAGGCTGGCAAGCACTATCTCCTTTTCCGCTTCTACCCGGAGCATGGCAGACTTCAGGTTGCCTTCTTCCGTGCACGCCAGAACAAATCGGGCCTGTCCACGGTGCAGAACGAAGTTACCCTGGAACAAATCATCGCCAATCCCGACTGGTGCGAGATGTCTCCCATGCTGCCCATGGTGGCCGAGCAGATCAGCCATTACCTCGATTATGCCGGACACAGGGTGGAAATCCCCTCGGGTCTGCATTCCTGGTTCTTCCGCACCATTCGAGACGAATATTACCTGTTCATGGGAGAAACCGAACAGCCCGTTCGCATTCAGTCCAAGACCATGCGCCTGCGGCTCTCTCCGGTGCTCACGGACGACGGACTTTCCTTTGAAGTTCTCTTGGGCCGCGAGGGCAAGGTGCCCTTCCCCATCGGAGGCGAAGAAGTCTTCTTCTACGGGCGTACCCCCATCTGGGTGTGCTGGAAACAGGCGTTCTATCCAGTACAGACGAGCCTGTCTCCGGAACTGATCATGGAGATGGCCGAGGCACCTCCCATCATCCCCCAGGATGCAATTTCCGAATTTTTGGACCGCGTATGGACAAAGCTCCCGGCCAGCGACCTGCACAACCAGGATCAATTCCTGGAGAAGATGAAACCCATCTTCGTGCCGGCGCAGTACAAGCCCAAGTTGTACCTGGATGAGGAAGGCAGCCTGCTGACCATGCGTATCTCCAACGTGTACGAAACCGAACACGGCGAAGCCGTGCTGACAGGCCCCAACCCGGACCTGCAGACCGGAAGCTACCAGTACAGCGGCAAGTCTTATCTGATCCTGCGTGCTCAGGATGAAGAGAGTGACCTGACCCAGCAACTGGTGGACATGAATTTTCAGCCTCGCAACAACGAGAACTGGTTCCTGGAGCCCGAAGAAGCCATCAATTTCCTGCTGGATTCCTACCCGAATCTGGTGGAGAAATATCGCATCTACGGTGAAAAGAACCTTGCTCGTTACAAGGTCCGCCTGACTACGCCCAACATTGTGGCCGAAGTGGAAACCGAAGAAGGCGAAAAGTGGTTCAACCTGGATCTGGCCGTGGATTACGACGGACAGCGGGTTCCCATCGACATCATCTGGGACGCCTGGACCAGCGGTAAACGCTATGTCCAATTGAAGGACGGCACTTACACCAGTCTGCCTGAATCCTGGCTCAAGAAGCTGGGGCACAAATTGAAGGCCATGGGCCTGGACCCCGACGAACCGCCCAAGACCGAATACAAGCAGTTCGAAGCTCCGGTGCTGGACAAGATTCTGGAAGATCTGCCTGATGTCACGGTGGACTCTTTCTGGGAGAATCTGCGCTCCAAGATTCACAGCTTTGAGGAGATCGAGACCCTGCCTCAGCCCAAGGGGCTGCAGGCCGAGCTTCGCCCATATCAGGCACAGGGCCTCTCTTTCATGTATTTCCTCAAGGAATACGGCTTCGGAGGCATCCTTGCTGACGAAATGGGCCTGGGTAAAACCATCCAGACCCTGTCCTTCATCCAGTATATGCGAGAACGAGGGCAGGAGGGGCCCAACCTCATCGTAATGCCCACCTCGGTGCTGCCCAACTGGGCGCGCGAGGCTGACAAGTTCGTTCCCGATCTGAAACAACTGACTATTTACGGCTCCAGGCGTGAAAATCTGTTCAAACAGATCGAGGGGGCGGACCTTGTTCTGACCACCTACGCCCTGATGCGACGCGATCTGGAAGAACTCCAGAAATACGAATTCAACTCCGTCATTCTGGACGAAGCCCAGAATATCAAGAACCCGAACACCATCACGGCACGTAGCGTTCGCCAATTGGACTCCAAGCTGCGCGTCTGTCTCTCGGGAACGCCCATTGAGAACAATCTGTTCGAGTTATGGAGCTTGTTCGAGTTCCTGATGCCCGGATTCCTGGGATCTCAGCATTCCTTCCAGCGTGGAATCGTCAAACCCATCAAGGATGGCGACGAGGAGACACTGGATTACCTGCGCTCACGCGTGAAGCCTTTCATCCTGCGCCGCACCAAGGCCGAAGTTGCCAAGGACCTGCCGCCCAAGATCGAAAACGTCCAGTACTGCGCTCTGGCCGAAGAGCAGATGGAACTTTACTCTGCGCTGGCCAAGAAGCTCAAGAATCAGGTCCTCAAGGACGTGGATGACAAGGGCATGGCCAAGAGCCAGATGTCCATTCTGGATGCGCTCTTGAAGCTCCGTCAGATCTGTTGCCACCCGCGCCTGTTGAAACTCGATATCCCGGGTGTCTCCACAAACCTGCCCTCGGGCAAGTTCGACGCCTTCAAGGATATGATCCAGGACATCATCGAGGAAGGACACAAGGTTCTGGTCTTCTCGCAGTTCGTGCCGATGCTGCACATCATCCGCTCCTGGCTGCAAATCAGTGACATTCCCTTCTCCTACCTGGACGGTGCATCCAAAGACCGCTTCGAACAGGTGGACAATTTCAACAACAACCCGGACATCCCGATCTTCCTGATTTCCCTGAAGGCGGGCGGCACGGGCCTCAACCTGACCAGCGCAGACTACGTCATCCACTACGATCCCTGGTGGAACCCGGCTGTGGAAAGTCAGGCCACTGACCGCACACACCGTATCGGTCAGACCCGTCAAGTCTTCTCCTACAAGATGATCTGCCAGAACACCGTGGAAGAGAAAATCCTGCAACTTCAGGACATGAAGCGCGGAGTGGCCGAGTCCATCATCCCAGGCAAGGACACCTGGAAATCACTCACGCGAGACGATCTGGAGATGCTCTTCGACGTCTAGCAGGACACTCGCACAAGTAGTCCCCAACAACGATTATTCCCAGCGGCCGATCATCATGATCGGCCGCTTCTTTTTGCTCATTCGAAGCTCATAAATGCCAACTCAAGTTAGCACCAATTGCATCCAAGGTGGCACCGCCACCCCAACACTCAGATAAAAATCTCAACAATTACAGATTAATATAAACTCAAATGCTTGGCACACCCCTTGCTCATGGAGCCGGGAGTTTCGCATTCGCATTTCGGATTCATTCAGGCATCCACTGAGATGATCCCAAACGCAGATGCAAAACAATGGCAGGAGCATTTGAACGAAATAGTTTCATGGAGGATCTTCAAAGATGTCTGAACAGAATACCGAAGTTGTGGTTGACGAGGGCAAAAGCTCCTGGTCCGACCTCTGGAAAACCGAGGACTACTGGGCCATCTGGCTGGGCTTTGCGCTACTCATCATCGGCGCCATAATCTATCTGCCCCGTACCCCCGAAAACATGGCCGAAAAATTCGAGAAGGCCAATGCAGTGATGCAGGCAGAGGCTGATCGCTCTCCCTTCAAGACTGTGGCCTACTACAAGGCTCAGGATTCCAAGGAAAAGATCAAGGCCAAAAGCATGCCTCACGGCAAAGCCATTACTGCTTTCATGGCAAAACCCAAGACCTGGGTCAGCAATCCTCTTGATTCCTTCATGCAGGACAAGGACGCTGCCGACGCCAAGAACGCCAAGGGCATGGCCAAGTACGAAGCCGCCAAGGCCAAGTCCGACGCCCTGAAACTCGAAGCTCTTGAAGCCGAGCAGATTGCAGCCGAAGCAAGCTTTGCCAATCAGGCCTTGAACGAAACCGCTCAAGATAAGATTTCGGCTTGGCGCACCCAGTACATGAAGGCCAAAAAAGCCAAGAAGAAGATTGGGAACAAGCCCTACAACCTGCTGACCAGCCTGCCGCTGCTCATGATCGGCATGGGCCTGTTGTTCTCCATCGGTATGGCATTTATGGGCAAGAGCCCCGCCGCCTTCATGAAAGGCTTCGTTTTCGTGTTTGCCATTGGCGTTCTGTCCTACATGATGAGCTACCAGGCCACCATGAAACATTACGGCATCGGCTACGCAGCCTGGGCCATCTTCTTCGGCATGCTCATCTCCAACACCGTCGGCACACCCAAATGGGTCAAGCCCGCCCTTGAAGTCGAATTCTTCATCAAGACCGGTCTGGTGCTGCTGGGCGCCGAAGTTCTGTTCAACAAGATCATCTCCATTGGCGTACCCGGAATCTTCGTGGCCTGGGTTGTCACTCCTGTCGTCCTGATCTCTACCTTCATCTTTGGTCAGAAGGTTCTTAAGATCAAATCCAAGACTCTGAACATGGTCATCTCGGCGGACATGTCCGTTTGCGGTACCTCCGCAGCCATCGCCACCGCTGCCGCCTGTAAGGCCAAGAAAGAAGAACTGACGGCCTCCATCGGCCTGTCCCTGGTCTTCACCTCGATCATGATGATCATCATGCCCATGATCATTAAAGCCACCGGCATGCCGTACATCCTGGGCGGCGCATGGCTGGGTGGCACCATCGACGCCACTGGCGCCGTTGCCGCTGCTGGCGCGTTCCTGTCCGAAAAGGCCATGTTCGTGGCTGCCACCATCAAAATGATCCAGAACGTACTCATCGGTGTGACCGCATTTGGTGTGGCCGTGTACTGGACCGCCAAGGTCGAAGCCAAGGCCGGCCAGTCCGTGGGCTGGATCGAAATCTGGCACCGCTTCCCCAAGTTCGTGCTGGGCTTCCTGACCGCCTCCGTTGTGGCTTCCGTGGTCTACGGTTCCATGGGTTCCGACGCTGGTTTCACCATGATCGACCAGGGTGTCATTCGCGGCTGGAGTAAAGTCTTCCGTGGCTGGTTCTTCTGCCTTTCCTTCGCAGCCATTGGTCTGGCCACCAACTTCCGTGAGTTGCGCAAGCACTTCCAGGGCGGCAGACCGCTGTTGCTGTACGTTTGCGGCCAGACCCTGAACCTGGTCCTGACTCTGGGCATGGCCTACGTCATGTTCTACCTGGTGTTCCCTGAAATCACTGCCAAGATCTAACCATGAATTCTTCCTGGCGGGGTCACGGCCCCGCCAGGATCATCCTTCAAGGAGATACAGCATCATGGAAAACCAAAGCGCCCTGACCCGCTGGTCGGCCCTGGTTCTTGGATTGGTTCTGGCATGGTTCGTGACCTTTGTCGCTGGTCCGGCCTTGACCCGGCAGTCTGCAGCCATCACTCATCTGGCCAACGTCATCGATGAAGGTAATATCGAAACCGGTGAATTCTATTACACCGATGTGGAAGCCTGCATCGTTGCCAACCTGAACACCCGCAGCACCATCGAGTATCCGCCCCACGGCGGACAGTAGCACTTATCGCCGGGGAGACGGACAAGCCACTGATATTCCGGTGGTCTGCCCATCTCCCCGGGGGTTCTACCCCCTCTCTCACTTCCGCTCTTTCTACTCCAAAGGGCAAGTCTCAATCTCATCTGTAGGGCGTCGTGTGCATCCCCCCCGTGCACGG is part of the Desulfovibrio ferrophilus genome and harbors:
- the ndk gene encoding nucleoside-diphosphate kinase; translation: MAIERTFSIIKPNAVAKNVIGSIFKIIEESGLKIVATKKIQMTKAQAEGFYAVHSERPFFGTLCDFMCSGPCVVSVLEGENAIAKYREIMGATNPADAAEGTIRKLYADDIEANAVHGSDAPETAAVEISYFFNALELVG
- the proC gene encoding pyrroline-5-carboxylate reductase is translated as MTTVGFIGTGNMGAAIIKGLSTRDDLKLLGFDLNQDSLAALAEYGLEATTSTLELARRSDFILLAIKPHQVAAVLSEIEEELGKDKCVLSIAAGLTTDSLRECCGDQCAIVRIMPNTPAMVGAGVFAICLEDQRLDAERAALVKEMFSGLGQVHILPEKQFDAFTGLVGSGPAYVFYFMEAMIEAGVTMGLTRVQATQMTEGLFAGSAKLAEESEHHISVLREMVCSPGGTTIAALNVFDEYAVRSAILQGTLRSAERSKELGGN
- a CDS encoding RelA/SpoT family protein, with the translated sequence MIRIHEILDKVSYLPAEDRALIQKAYVFSAAAHAGQMRLSGEPYLSHPLEVANKLAEMRLDAATIAAGLLHDTVEDTKAEVEEIDSQFGEDVADIVDGVTKISQMQMSFDSKEARQAENLRKMIMAMSEDIRVLLVKLCDRMHNMRTLDFQKSHKQKLIAQETMDIYAPLANRLGLHLLKIELEDISLKYLRPDVYNQIGDGLKDYAEQGKEYIDKVKDLVQKKLKKHKITAQVSGRVKHVYSTWRKMEQQGLTLDQVHDLIAFRIVVESIKDCYSVLGLMHADYKPVPGRFKDYISMPKANMYQSLHTTVVGPDGERIEIQIRTEEMHKLAEFGVAAHWSYKEKGSKTVSRDLERFSWLREMMDWQKEESDPGEFMKSLRFDLFKDEVYVFTPNGDVRELPEGATAVDFAYLIHSEVGDRCAGARVNGRLVPLSRKLKNGDMIEIITDKKRSPSRDWLKFVKTAKARTRINHFIRTEERSRAMVLGREMLEKEGRRMSINVAKGLKAGDFDEISRHFSFKDTDELLASIGYARLTPRQVLNRLVPKLEESERAEVRGRHKKSTEKEKEARPTEKVSIKGVDDVLVRFAQCCNPVPGDAIIGYISRGRGVTVHTTDCPNVGTMEPERLLNVAWEGEQEDRTYTAKIRVVCKNVQGMLMLIAGALDKLEVNIDSGSFQSNVDGNSEIIMKVDVRDSDHLYQAVKRLSDIKNVIEVTRVTSKKDE
- a CDS encoding peptide-binding protein, whose product is MRRLICLWLTLLFLVASLTGCGSDTDAGKAGSGGDATSSAPASSVPSTPDYGGNYVTGSIGEPSNLIPRLASDSASSEITGLLYVSLLKYNKNLELVPWAAKKFEVLDGGRRLTFELHPGIMWTDGVETTAEDVEYTYKMMVDPKTPTAYAESYKLIKEFKVTGRYTFEVVYEQPYARALSTWGGEILPKHILENENLLETKYSRQPVGNGPYMLKEWKGGSHLILQANPNYFKGRPYFDEVVYRIIPDQATMFLELKARNLDIMGVTPQQYLFQTKGPQWEQDFRKYTYQAFAYTYLGWNLNRPLFQDARVRRALAHAVNREDVIKGVLLGQGSVTSGPYKPGTYWVNDKIEPYPYDVAVAKAMLAEAGWTDSDGDGVLDKDGSPFAFTILTNQGNEQRIKIATIVQSNLKDVGISVKIRTVEWAAFLKEFIDTGNFDALVMGWTTIIDPDLYNVWHSSKAVPGGLNFIGYKNPELDVLLEKGRHLVDRAERKKLYDRAQEILHQDQPYCFLYSPKSLNVVSARIQGIEPAPAGISYNFEEWWIPKALQKNTAMQQ
- a CDS encoding DEAD/DEAH box helicase; the protein is MDSPDEKVVESLLQEFINFTVPDYIVEGARNILSSGGVQKLSLNKREGYWDVEGQIQGDDFQSYSPELGLNLGEGTINFYCNCPDSFSGVCRHVAATALKLHQTFEVKEDGTPGPIRSDWRQTFRSYFATEPEPEAGKHYLLFRFYPEHGRLQVAFFRARQNKSGLSTVQNEVTLEQIIANPDWCEMSPMLPMVAEQISHYLDYAGHRVEIPSGLHSWFFRTIRDEYYLFMGETEQPVRIQSKTMRLRLSPVLTDDGLSFEVLLGREGKVPFPIGGEEVFFYGRTPIWVCWKQAFYPVQTSLSPELIMEMAEAPPIIPQDAISEFLDRVWTKLPASDLHNQDQFLEKMKPIFVPAQYKPKLYLDEEGSLLTMRISNVYETEHGEAVLTGPNPDLQTGSYQYSGKSYLILRAQDEESDLTQQLVDMNFQPRNNENWFLEPEEAINFLLDSYPNLVEKYRIYGEKNLARYKVRLTTPNIVAEVETEEGEKWFNLDLAVDYDGQRVPIDIIWDAWTSGKRYVQLKDGTYTSLPESWLKKLGHKLKAMGLDPDEPPKTEYKQFEAPVLDKILEDLPDVTVDSFWENLRSKIHSFEEIETLPQPKGLQAELRPYQAQGLSFMYFLKEYGFGGILADEMGLGKTIQTLSFIQYMRERGQEGPNLIVMPTSVLPNWAREADKFVPDLKQLTIYGSRRENLFKQIEGADLVLTTYALMRRDLEELQKYEFNSVILDEAQNIKNPNTITARSVRQLDSKLRVCLSGTPIENNLFELWSLFEFLMPGFLGSQHSFQRGIVKPIKDGDEETLDYLRSRVKPFILRRTKAEVAKDLPPKIENVQYCALAEEQMELYSALAKKLKNQVLKDVDDKGMAKSQMSILDALLKLRQICCHPRLLKLDIPGVSTNLPSGKFDAFKDMIQDIIEEGHKVLVFSQFVPMLHIIRSWLQISDIPFSYLDGASKDRFEQVDNFNNNPDIPIFLISLKAGGTGLNLTSADYVIHYDPWWNPAVESQATDRTHRIGQTRQVFSYKMICQNTVEEKILQLQDMKRGVAESIIPGKDTWKSLTRDDLEMLFDV
- a CDS encoding putative sulfate exporter family transporter, whose amino-acid sequence is MSEQNTEVVVDEGKSSWSDLWKTEDYWAIWLGFALLIIGAIIYLPRTPENMAEKFEKANAVMQAEADRSPFKTVAYYKAQDSKEKIKAKSMPHGKAITAFMAKPKTWVSNPLDSFMQDKDAADAKNAKGMAKYEAAKAKSDALKLEALEAEQIAAEASFANQALNETAQDKISAWRTQYMKAKKAKKKIGNKPYNLLTSLPLLMIGMGLLFSIGMAFMGKSPAAFMKGFVFVFAIGVLSYMMSYQATMKHYGIGYAAWAIFFGMLISNTVGTPKWVKPALEVEFFIKTGLVLLGAEVLFNKIISIGVPGIFVAWVVTPVVLISTFIFGQKVLKIKSKTLNMVISADMSVCGTSAAIATAAACKAKKEELTASIGLSLVFTSIMMIIMPMIIKATGMPYILGGAWLGGTIDATGAVAAAGAFLSEKAMFVAATIKMIQNVLIGVTAFGVAVYWTAKVEAKAGQSVGWIEIWHRFPKFVLGFLTASVVASVVYGSMGSDAGFTMIDQGVIRGWSKVFRGWFFCLSFAAIGLATNFRELRKHFQGGRPLLLYVCGQTLNLVLTLGMAYVMFYLVFPEITAKI